In a genomic window of Lepisosteus oculatus isolate fLepOcu1 chromosome 5, fLepOcu1.hap2, whole genome shotgun sequence:
- the LOC102691271 gene encoding bcl-2-like protein 15: MAPKDFKQQTSSVIQCLFEEPVLKAKSLVFEDTVVADGVGDEEDSFDPVIIADKLRQLGDDYNEKVIKPHMDKFLNQARSAAAEQAALAFSDAVESLCKSWPSEGAEVRQEKYLLKASVTVGLYAYKKCPNLSETIQNVLTQFVETRLGSWIVQQGGWEQVASQ; this comes from the exons ATGGCTCCGAAAGATTTCAAACAGCAGACCTCTTCAGTGATCCAATGTCTTTTCGAGGAGCCtgtattaaaagcaaaaagTCTCGTATTCGAAGACACTGTGGTTGCGGACGGTGTCGGAGACG aagagGACTCATTTGACCCTGTTATTATTGCTGATAAGCTCAGGCAGTTGGGGGATGATTACAATGAAAAGGTGATTAAGCCTCATATGGATAAATTTCTGAATCAAGCAAGAAGTGCAGCTGCAGAgcag GCTGCCTTGGCTTTCTCAGATGCTGTGGAGTCTCTCTGCAAGTCCTGGCCCTCTGAAGGAGCAGAGGTCCGACAGGAGAAATATCTTCTGAAGGCATCTGTGACTGTGGGACTATATGCATATAAGAAGTGTCCAAATCTCTCAGAGACCATCCAGAACGTGCTGACTCAGTTTGTGGAGACTCGTCTGGGCAGCTGGATTGTCCAGCAAGGAGGCTGG
- the dclre1b gene encoding 5' exonuclease Apollo: MVDPEARRGIVYAKKYGGYLHVLYLIFSHVETVFSLFVTEYSRKVGLHYKCRFLGVLKKNTNDKVVVGAYLIDMNGKVIPHTPLAVDFWQVRKCSHVRLFFLSHMHTDHTSGLTSSWSNRPIYCSPATAKLLKLKLQVKEKWIHPLEVGETHMLALDDIGKETLTVTVIDANHCPGSVMFLFEGYFGTILYTGDFRYTPSMLREPCLGSYKKIDVLYLDNTNCDPSRTLPSRQQATQQIKEIIRQHPQHNIVIGLYELGKETLLVELAMEFKTWVEVKPERLETLCALNLPDVFTTEPGAGRIRVVSHTEIRMSSLILWNRQYPTVAILPTSRPVPVLHPCMYVVPYSDHSSFQELEDFVSALRPASIIPIIGTCIPHFSAFLSPRKSSREVVVPESVRQFMTKVCNSDTSVKPTRWLFRPSPPVARGVVFESPEHSSQPPEIVAQENSPPSKVLSPDSWMDVQDQSTQKLPLICTGRTEKQKKLLDIWKCSAVDSEMTRGDAVTFSLKPNVKELAKSLLCSPGCMGHSPNISAQKKKVTEVTSQVGNKDGERHSPGLEDLTSMSGNEFLSQQPTAVRATDCDIVRTQNYLESVCFLLEAEKAWLSQLKVGSFLPKEEISNKVIVKDRELANKYRLTPVNFSQQDQDAFD, from the exons ATGGTCGACCCGGAAGCAAGGCGTGGAATTGTTTATGCGAAAAAATATGGCGGGTATTTACACGTTTTGTACCTAATTTTCAGTCATGTAGAAACGgttttttccttatttgtaaCTGAGTACAGCCGAAAAGTAGGATTACATTATAAGTGTCGATTTTTGGGTgtccttaaaaaaaatacaaacgaCAAG GTGGTTGTGGGGGCTTACCTTATTGACATGAATGGAAAGGTGATCCCTCACACCCCTCTGGCTGTGGATTTCTGGCAAGTGCGGAAGTGCAGCCATGTGCGTTTGTTTTTCCTGTCGCACATGCACACTGACCACACCAGCGGGCTGACATCCAGCTGGAGTAATCGGCCCATCTACTGCTCCCCTGCCACTGCCAAGCTGCTGAAGTTAAAACTGCAG GTGAAGGAGAAATGGATACACCCTCTGGAGGTGGGCGAGACGCACATGCTGGCCCTGGATGACATAGGCAAGGAGACGCTGACAGTCACTGTGATTGACGCCAACCATTGCCCAGGGTCTGTCATGTTCCTGTTTGAAGGCTACTTTGGCACCATCCTGTATACAG GTGATTTCCGCTACACGCCGTCCATGCTGCGGGAGCCCTGTCTGGGGAGCTACAAGAAGATCGACGTGCTGTACCTGGACAACACCAACTGCGACCCTTCTAGGACCTTGCCCTCTCGCCAGCAGGCCACCCAGCAGATCAAGGAGATCATCCGCCAGCACCCACAGCATAACATCGTTATCG GCCTCTATGAGTTGGGCAAGGAGACGCTGCTGGTGGAGCTGGCTATGGAGTTTAAGACATGGGTGGAAGTGAAACCAGAGCGACTGGAGACCCTGTGTGCTCTGAATCTCCCAGATGTGTTCACCACAGAGCCGGGGGCCGGGCGGATCCGAGTCGTGTCCCACACTGAGATCAGGATGTCCTCTCTGATCCTCTGGAACAGGCAGTACCCTACAGTGGCCATTCTGCCCACCAGTCGGCCTGTGCCTGTCCTGCATCCCTGCATGTATGTAGTGCCCTACTCTGATCACTCGTCCTTCCAGGAGCTGGAGGACTTTGTTTCGGCTCTCAGACCTGCTTCTATAATACCCATCATCGGGACCTGCATCCCTCACTTCTCTGCCTTCTTGAGTCCCAGAAAAAGCAGCAGGGAGGTGGTGGTGCCTGAGTCTGTGAGACAGTTCATGACCAAGGTTTGTAACTCTGACACTTCAGTCAAACCCACTCGTTGGCTTTTCCGACCTTCTCCCCCTGTGGCGAGAGGCGTGGTGTTCGAGTCCCCAGAGCACAGTTCCCAGCCTCCTGAAATTGTGGCGCAAGAGAATAGCCCTCCATCCAAAGTGTTAAGCCCAGATTCCTGGATGGATGTCCAGGACCAGTCCACACAAAAGCTCCCCTTAATTTGTACCGGAAgaacagaaaagcagaaaaagctGTTGGATATATGGAAGTGTTCGGCCGTGGATTCAGAGATGACCAGAGGGGACGCTGTGACCTTTTCACTGAAGCCTAATGTCAAAGAATTAGCCAAGTCTTTGCTTTGTTCGCCTGGCTGCATGGGCCACTCACCCAACATCtcagctcagaaaaaaaaagtaactgaAGTAACATCTCAGGTAGGAAATAAAGATGGGGAAAGACATAGTCCAGGTTTAGAGGATTTAACCTCCATGTCTGGAAATGAATTCCTCTCACAGCAGCCCACAGCTGTGAGGGCAACAGACTGTGACATTGTAAGAACCCAGAATTATCTTGAATCTGTATGTTTTCTGCTGGAAGCTGAGAAGGCTTGGCTTTCTCAGCTCAAAGTAGGCAGTTTTCTACCAAAAGAAGAAATCTCCAACAAGGTTATCGTCAAAGACAGAGAACTGGCCAACAAGTACCGTCTTACTCCTGTAAATTTCTCACAGCAAGATCAAGA